From the Burkholderia cenocepacia genome, the window CATACAGAAATTTTACACCGGGCAGTTTACTTATCCCAAAAATAAACTACACTGTTTAGTGTACTTTATTCTCCGGACGAACCGACATGGCATCGCCTCTCGTTTTGATTCATCGCATTCTGGGTTTCGCGGCCGCCCGACGCGGCCGGACGCTCTCCGGCAGTTCGCCGCAGCACAACGGCGAGCGCTTTGCCAATGTCGCGCCGCGCCCCGCCGAAGGATTGGGCAAGACGCTGGGAATCGCCTGGAACATGCTGGTCAACAAGCCGCGTCATACCGTGCCCGCCGGCGCGTTGCCCGTCGATTCGCTGACCCGCGCGGAACTCGACGCGGCACCCGATCGCAGCCTGTATCGGCTCGGCCATTCGACGCTGTTGCTGAAGCTGCGTGGCGAATTCTGGCTGACCGATCCGGTGTTTGCGGAGCGCGCGTCGCCGTTTCGGCGTATCGGCCCCAAGCGCTTTCATGCGCCGCCGATCGCGCTGGAAGATCTTCCGCCGCTGCGCGGCGTGATCCTGTCGCACGATCATTACGATCACCTCGATCGCGACACGGTGCTCGCGCTGGCCGCCACCACCGACGTGTTCGTGACGACGTTGGGCGTCGGCGATCGGCTGATCGAATGGGGTATCGACGCGAACAAGGTCCGCCAGCTCGACTGGTGGCAAAGCATCGATGTGGCCGGGCTGACGCTGACGGCGACGCCAGCCCAGCACTTCTCCGGGCGCAGCTTGTTCGACGGCAACAGTACGCTGTGGGCGTCGTGGGTGATCGTCGACGACGACCTGCGCGTGTTCTTCAGCGGCGATACGGGTTATTTCGACGGCTTCAGGAAGATCGGCGAGCGCCTCGGGCCGTTCGACGTCACGCTGATCGAAACGGGCGCCTATGATGCGCAATGGCCGTACGTTCACATGCAGCCGGAAGAAACCGTGCAGGCGCACATCGATTTGCGCGGGCGCTGGTTGATGCCGATCCACAACGGTACGTTCGACCTCGCGATGCATCGCTGGCAGGAGCCGTTCGAGCGGGTCACGGCGCTGGCGCTCGTGCGCGGTATCGAACTGTCGACGCCCCGAATGGGCGAACGCCTCGATCTCGACGCGCCGCATCGCGGCGAGCGCTGGTGGCGCACGGTCGACGAGCGCGCGGCAACGCCGGCGGCGAAATCGCGACGCTGGCAGCTGTGCGCATCGCAGGCGACGAAATAGTCCGCAATCGCCGCACGCGCCTTCCGGGAGGATGGCCGTGCAGCGGCGCCGGGTGGTGCATTCGTTGCCGGCTTCCCCTGCACGTCGACGGCCTGCCTGTCGACCCGATTACTAGAGTAGAGAAGTCATGCATCCGGCATCCCTCCGATACATATCCGGCCAACGAAACGATGACGTCGCCATCGCGGCATTCGACCAGGCGAGCGACCGTTCGACCGGTCGCAGCCGCGAGAACGAGCTACGACAGACGCTCGCGGAGCGCGTCGCGAGATGGACCGAAGGAGTCGATCATCTCGACACGGCCATTCCCAACCTGAGCTTTCATCGAAGGGAAGCGCCAACGCAGCCGATGGAATGCATGGTCGAGCCGAGCTTCGGTCTCGTCGTTCAAGGCGCGAAGCGGGTCATGCAGAGCGGCGACGCCTACATCTATGACACGGACCGCTTTCTGATCACGTCACTCGACCTGCCCGGTTCGACGCAGATCATCGAGGCCAGCCCCGACAAACCGTTTCTCGGGCTCGGCCTCAAGCTCGATTTTCGCGTCATGGCCGAATTGATGATGCAAGTCGCGCCGGATCACGACGATGCGCCGGCCGGCCGCGGGCTCGTCGTCGGCGACATGACCGAGCCTCTGTACGACGCGCTGAACCGGTTACTCGCGCTGCTGGACGACCCGAACGCGATTGCCGTTCTCGCACCGTATGTCGAGCGGGAGATTTACTATCGGCTGCTGACGAGCGATCAGGGCGGCCGCCTGCGTCAGATTGCGTCCGCCGGCAGTCAGTGCAACCGCGTGTCACGCGCGATCCGGTGGTTGCGCGCTCACTACGACGAGTCATTGCGTGTCGATGATCTTGCGGCGCAGGTTCAGATGAGCAGCTCGACCTTCCATCACCACTTCCGCCAACTCACCGGCATGAGTCCTCTGCAGTACCAGAAATGGATACGGCTCAACGAGGCACGTCGGCTGATGCTGGCGGAGCGGCTCGACGCCGCGTCGGCGGCGTTCAGGGTCGGGTATGCGAGCCCGACCCAGTTCAACCGGGAATATAGCCGGCTGTTCGGCAACTCTCCGCGAAGGGATATCGATAGCCTGCGAGGTGGCGGGGATGTCGCCTTGTCGATCGTCGCGAGTTACTGATGGCGGCACGGTGGCGGGATGTGTCG encodes:
- a CDS encoding MBL fold metallo-hydrolase, whose amino-acid sequence is MASPLVLIHRILGFAAARRGRTLSGSSPQHNGERFANVAPRPAEGLGKTLGIAWNMLVNKPRHTVPAGALPVDSLTRAELDAAPDRSLYRLGHSTLLLKLRGEFWLTDPVFAERASPFRRIGPKRFHAPPIALEDLPPLRGVILSHDHYDHLDRDTVLALAATTDVFVTTLGVGDRLIEWGIDANKVRQLDWWQSIDVAGLTLTATPAQHFSGRSLFDGNSTLWASWVIVDDDLRVFFSGDTGYFDGFRKIGERLGPFDVTLIETGAYDAQWPYVHMQPEETVQAHIDLRGRWLMPIHNGTFDLAMHRWQEPFERVTALALVRGIELSTPRMGERLDLDAPHRGERWWRTVDERAATPAAKSRRWQLCASQATK
- a CDS encoding AraC family transcriptional regulator, translating into MHPASLRYISGQRNDDVAIAAFDQASDRSTGRSRENELRQTLAERVARWTEGVDHLDTAIPNLSFHRREAPTQPMECMVEPSFGLVVQGAKRVMQSGDAYIYDTDRFLITSLDLPGSTQIIEASPDKPFLGLGLKLDFRVMAELMMQVAPDHDDAPAGRGLVVGDMTEPLYDALNRLLALLDDPNAIAVLAPYVEREIYYRLLTSDQGGRLRQIASAGSQCNRVSRAIRWLRAHYDESLRVDDLAAQVQMSSSTFHHHFRQLTGMSPLQYQKWIRLNEARRLMLAERLDAASAAFRVGYASPTQFNREYSRLFGNSPRRDIDSLRGGGDVALSIVASY